CAGTTTGGATAAATAATTGAAGAGTCATTTGAGCAGGGGGACTAGACCTGGGCCTTCCACCTCCCAAGGAGGCTCCATGGCCACCAGGCTATAGGCTCAGTCTCCCTCTGGCCCTATGACTGTCCGtatttatgcaaagtggaacagcttccacagaaAAGATTGAGGgacccttcccccgcccccatcatAACATCCCATAGGTCAGTGATTACAGCACTCttttgggaggtgggagacccctagaatcatagaatcatagaatctcaggggtggaagggacctcaggagggcatctagtccaacccctgctcaaagcaggaccaatccccaattaaatcatcccagccagggctttgtcaagcctgaccttaaaaacttctaaggaaggagattctaccacctccctaggtaacgcattccagtgtttcaccaccctcctatgaaaaaatttttcctaataccaacctaaacctcccccaccgcaacttgagaccattactccttgtcctgtcctcttctaccactgagaatagtctagaaccatcctctctggaaccacctctcaggtagttgaaagcagctatcaaatccccctcattcttctcttctgcagactaaacaattccagttccctcagcctctcctcataagtcatgtgttccagacccctaatcatttttgttgcccttcgctggactctctccaatttatccacatccttcttgtagaatggggcccaaaactagacacagtactccagatgaggcctcaccaatgtcgaatagagggggacgatcacatccctcgatctgctcgctgtgcccctacttatacatcccaaaatgccatttgccttcttggcaacaagggcacactgctgactcatatccagcttctcgtccactgtcacccctaggtccttttccgcagaactgctgcctagtcattcagtccctagtctgtagcggtgcattgggttcttccgtcctaagtgcaggactctgcacttatccttattgaacctcatcagatttcttttggcccaatcctccaatttgtctaggtccctctgtatcctatccctgccctccagcgtatctaccactcctcctagtttagtatcatccgcaaattttctgagtgcaatccacaccatcctccagatcatttatgaagatattgaacaaaaccgaccccaggaccgacccctgggacactccacttgacaccggctgccaactagacatggagccattgatcactacccgttgagcccgacaatctagccaactttctacccgcCTTatagttcaaatcctttctccctgttcaaatcctttctccccccctggcagaggggaattgaacctgagtctcccacatcccaggcgagggctctaaccactgggctaaaagttataagttGGGCATGGCCTAGAGTCTGCAGGACTCCTCCATTCAGAGTCTGCATGGGACCTGATTCGGCAGGCATGTCTGTGGGATGGGCTCCATGGATGCGATGTGTGGAGGAGTGCCCCTCTTCTCCTGCTCTGTGGATCATGCTGGGGCTTGGGCAGCAGAGAGGCATCCAAACAGTGAACATGTCCAGAGGCAGACACATAGGCACTTAGGGAGCTCATAGCTTAGCGGGTGAGGCTGGAGCTTTGTGGATCCCAGCGGAGCCTAAGTCCGGGATTTGGCATTTGTGGATCTAGATCCTGGGGGTTTCAGGTTCCTAAAGGGTAGGCAGCTACTTAACcagggttttgaggatctaaaaattgggtttaggcatctaaagtggcagttgggcacctaattcccctTGTGGGTCCAGCTGTGGGTGCCTAGCTCCGGGCTGCaaattccactgggtggcaggGCACCAGAACACCTTCATTCCTATCCTATAGATATAATAGTGTATCCCAGTGGTGCTGGTGCAagggggggctgccgcaccccctgtcGTGAAGtcgtaataacaaacaccaaatacatggtttccatggTTTCCGTcatcagcatccccactataaaaattattccagcacccctggtgtATCCAATATATAGTTTGATCTACTGAAGCTCTAGTACAAgtgggttggtcctgctctgagcagagggttggactagatgacctcctgaggtctcttccaaccctgatcttctatgagtctatgattctttCAGCATAAAGCATCTAAAATAGAAGAGGAGGTAAAACAGGAAGTTACTTCACAACCTTGCAAGAGTTTGTGGTTCAGCCTGGCTAGTTTGCTGTTATTTATCCTGCACCCCCAGTGTGGCACAGAAACAGCACTTGCTGGTTGACAGGTTCAAAGGCTTCGAAGGACCCTGGCCTGTGTGGCTGTCTAGAGCATCATTGTTTTTAGCAAGCGCCGTCATTTTTTCATCACTATGCCCCAAAATCCTCACTCAGTTTCTAAAGTACGGTGAAGATGGCATCTGGCTCCAGTCCAGATCCATCCTATTTTTGCTATTAGggaggtgctgtgctggagggcttgtggggaaggagggacatACTTGCACACGGGGTGGTTGTGTCCCAGAATTAGAAGGTTTTGGGAGGAAATTATTAAAGAGATTCAACTTATGACAATATGCTTCCTAGAAATCCCCTGAACTGCTGACTTAATGCTCCAGCAAAGGAGCTACATTTTGAACAGAACAACAAATTAATTCTTTTTTATTGTTAGCTGCAAGATTTCGTAATGCACGTTATTGGAAAAATATCACTTCTCCTCCTATGGAATTGGGGTAAAGTAACATATGGACAGTCCTTGTAACGGAAAAGCTTTCACACCCAGCATGTAAACAAGAGAAGCACTGAAAAGAAGAAAGGTATTTAGAAATTTGGACACCCTTTTTAGTGTACTCGGAGGAAGAGGGCTCTGCAGCCAGAAAGCCAGAATTTTTAGCCAGGTTCTTTAAACATTAACCTGATTCTGACTAAGGAATAAGTCATGGACAGTGGAGTATGTGAACGTTTGTTGTaagtttgcctttttaaaaagaaaatcatgaCGCAGCCCCCCAAAATCCTGagattaaaaatgtgtttttggcCTGTCTTCTGACGTTTGCAATACCCTGCTTTGGCAGTATATGCAGTGTTGGCCGCTCTTCCACAGGTACCGCGGGGAAGATGCTTTTGGTCCCTGCTGTATGACCTCATGCTAGAGGAccagctgagatcggggccccattgtgccaggcaccgTAGAAACACACAGAGAccgcccctgccccaaagagcgaACAGTCTAGGGGACACTGCAGCTCTTCGCATTGCAGCACCAAATGCTTGGGCACCCTGCTGCCTGCTGCTATTCACCATGCTGAGCTGGGCACCCAGGCCCCACCCAGTGCATGGGGCGCCTAAGAACGGGAGGCACAAAACCCACAAGCCGTgttgcctaagctagccagtaggcATGCTGAGTCCCTCCAGGGGATTTAGATGCGTAGATCCAGGCCGCAGGGACTGGAACCGGTATTGATTTGGGTTCGGTTCACTGTCAGGTTCAGTTGCAGTCAGTGTGTTTGGATTCAGTTGTGGGTcaagacacacacccacacccatacACCCCAGTTCAGCGACTGGCGCAAATCAAATTTCAATCTTAGTggaagtaaattaaaaaaaagagacttGAAGCTTAAAATGGaaactattttgatttttgaacatttattGATTGTTTAACTTTAGCTTTCCATGAGTTTTCCTAGTGTTTTTGTGTCAAAATAAACAGGACTATTTTTTACGAGCAACTTGTTTGAGCGAACATCTTCTAGCATTTGCTCTATCACACTGGTcctcgggggaggggagagaatacATTTGAGTTTGGGGCCTCcagtggggcagctggtgggaggagctgcccaggggctggtgggggaggcCTGGTTGGGGAGCCATTACGGTTCCCTTGGGCTTGAAGAGTTATTGTTACTTCTGAGACCAGGGAGCGTCCTACCTCTTCTCTCCCCAGAGGGGAATCTCAGAGACCATGGGGCCCTGGCTGCCTCACGTGGTGCAGCTTCCCCTCCCTGTCTGCTCGCATGTTCTCATTCTCCTCCTCAGACTGTGGCCGCTTTTTCTGATAGCGGCCACATGCCAATGTGGTATTTTGTTGGCGGGGCCATGGCCCCGTCACTTTTAAAagtgccctcccactttttactgtcCATAAGAGGGAGcgatgggggagaggaggcagagaggagtgagcagggggtagggtcttgggggggaggggtggcataAGGCcaggaccttgggggaaggggacgACAGTTTGGGCACCAGTGGCCCCCCGCTCTTAGGAGTTTCCGCCCCTCCTGTTTTGTTGTCTTGTTTTATAATGAAAGAGGTcacgttttttaaaaatattgagctAAAAAATGtgtaccccacacccctcctgggtgtggtgctctggcctctctagtggcaccgagagaTTAATTAGCCGGCCACAGCCTTAGGTAAGGgccaggtggcttttagctcacaGGGTAGCTGCTCATGCAGTGAGCTCCAGAGGCCCCACGTTCGAtcctggggtctgtcggtgttacaaatGCAAACCTTTTATTTTAACGGGGAACCCCCattttttcagttcagttctgGTTCAGGGCCAGTAGGTAGGACAAAGCTGGCGTTCAGGGTCAGTACGGGTTTGACTCTCTGACAGAGAGGTGTTTGGAGAGTAGCAATTAAGCACCTGAGTCCCCCTTGAGACTCCCACCCCTAGTGTAAAATAGTGAGTTTGTGATCTAGTGGCAGGAACTAGGATTCACCAAACTCACCTCATGTGGAGGCCACCAAACATCCATTACATGGGAACAGCATTTAACATTGCTGAGCAGGGCAGGATTCAGACAGGCTCCGTAGCTCATTAGCAATGTCCTGAGGCCATCAGTCCCCCATGAGCACCTATCTTCATGAATGAGACTGTTTTCAGGAAAGGTAAGTTCTGACCTTTTTGAGCTCACACAGGCCTAATCTCCCCTTTCCGGTCAAACAGGTAAAATCTGCCACACACTGCTGTCATTCTCAAACACAGTCTACAATAAAGTGCCCCACCCCTATTCTTAAAGGACAGTTCCCATTAACCACAATACAAACACTAACAATGCAACAGCAAAGCATGTATTAAGGCAACATCCAAATTCACTTCTATGTACAGAAATGTTACACTAATCCAACAATTTCTTCAGGTTTCTTTGTGCATATTTTTTCACCACTCTATGGGATATCCACAGGGTTTGAGCGTCTAACTTTCAGTTCTACAACCCAAGCTCCACCTCacttccaggagcacctgggTGACCAGAGAAGCCTGCTGTTAGCAACTATGTGAGCCAGTGGGTGCCCACAGTGGTCTCCTGGCTACAGCGAGTGTAGCCGCCTGCCTGCATGGAACTTGTCTGCATGCTAGTTGCAGCAGCTCTGTAAATAGCTCTCTTAAGAAAGAGCTAGGTTAGTTTTAAAAGCATGGTGCCCGCCCATGTTACTACCAAGCAGGCAGTACATGGCACAGACAACAGTCAGTTGCAGCATTGCCTTTGTCTGGGTCATCTGGCTGACTGACCCCCTAACTGTCTGCATGTACAAGCAGGAGCCTTATTACTTGAGCTGAAGAACCAGCAGTCTTAGCATGGAAGCAGTTGCATTCATAAACCTCTTTATGTTATCTAGTCACTAGGGGTTGGCACAGAGCCAGACTGGGTTAATGTGGGTTACAGAAACTCCTGTATTGACTGATACAGACCTTCTGAGTCGCAAAATGAACGTGCCCTGGTCTGTCGTGTTCAaggcctgggttctgtcccgAGCTGTGCCTGAAGTGACCTTCTCTCGGGCACCGTATCTATTAAACAGGTAAGTGACAGTTGCCCCCAAGGCAGCAGTACAGTGCAGAATAGCGGTTGTGAAGTGTCCAGCAATATTAATAGTCATCAGTAGATGATCAGGTATTAGAACTCATGATCTCTGGGCTTACACCATTGTGAATTTTCTGCTAGGCTACCAAAGAGGGTGAAATGCTCTTGCTCTGCTTATAAGAATTCCCCTCAATAGTCTGTGCTTCCCCTGCACCTGAGTCCCTAGCGTAGGCGACGAGTTATACAGGCccgtggtgcccatgctccaccaaTCTTTAGGAAcgtgggcccggctccaccagTGTTTGGGCTTAccgcgctttggggggccccgtgCTTCAGGGGGACGCAGGGTCCAGGGCAGCCGGGAGGGCTAGTGGGGGAACTGGTGCCGGCAGCAGCAAGAGatctggccccagcccacccctgctccaccccttcccccaagcctccacccCGCTTCTTTCTggcttctgtcccctcccccaagcgaCGCCAGGAGCTGGTGGGGCGGAGCAGAGCGGGGTGGGCTGGGTCTGGGTCGCGGGTCCCCCGCTAACCTCCCAGTCCGCCCTGGACCCTGTGTCCCCCTGAAGCATGGGGCCCCCCCAAAGCGTGGGGCCCGGGGCAATTGGCCCGGTTCATCCTATGGACAGGATCGCTCTGCTTgaacctgttctgggcaccacaaaaattatacaaacctggcgccCATGGTCCCTAGATGCATGTCAGTCATCTGTATCCCAGGTGGTGATGTAAGGGGAGCATCCGGAGGATTGTGGTTGTGAAAGGATCACAGTGGAGGTGACAATAACCAAGGTGATTAAGCTGATGGGCTTTTGTTTGATTGTCTAGACGAGTCTCTGGTCTCTATGCTGGCACACTGCCCTAGCCTTGGGGCTTGAGGAGAAGCTGGAGCATACAGCTTGTTCCTTGGGatctcctcccacactccaggaGTCTGAGGCTTCCTCACAAGGTTACTCTGCTGTTTTCCTGCAGCATCTGTGATCCCCATTGCTCACTAGGCTGaatccagggagctgggggcactgGATCCTGTTCTGCCATTCCCAGACAGTCCCTCCCAGATGGTGAGATGCAGACCAGGGGGATGGGAGAGGTTCTCCTCAGTGGGTAGGCTCTGATTTCTGGATCAGATACTTGTCATGAGTGGCCACTGGCTGTGTGCCTGGGATGGTGTTGCGCTGCTCTCTGGGAAGAAGCAGGGGTTCAGGACCCTGTTCCTGGGGTTCTCCCAGGAACTGCCCATTTTCACTCTCTGGGTCTGGGCAGCAGTCATGGCTGCCTCAAAACCACAGCGATGGGTGTGCAGATATGCCTAGATAGCTAGAGGGGTTTGTCTGGAGCTGGATAGAGATTTAAGGGGGAGAGAGACCATTTCTCTGTTGTCTTCTATTTCCCCAAGAACCTGTGCCCTCTCCATTGCCAGCTGGTGGCTCTGCAGCTTGGGACCCAGCTGTCTCTtctcacagaatatcagggttggaagggacctcaggaggtcatctagtcccaccccctgctcaaagcaggaccaatccccaatttttgccccagatccctaaatggccccctcaaggtttgaactcacaaccctgagtttagcaggccagtgctcaaaccactgagctatccctccccctgcagtggATTTCCCTTCAGAAGCAGCATAAGATCCCACTTGTGTCCCAGCCCAAGCTAAGGCCGTGAGTCAGCAGTAACTAGCTGTTCTCCCAATGAGCGCACCGAGGTGGGGAAGTAGATCTGTCTTGGGCTCCCCAACACCCCTCCTGGGCCAGGCCCATGACCTCCTGTGCCTTTGTCCTGATAGCAAGGGTTTCTCAGCCAGGTGTGGTGTGGTGTAGTTTCTCAGGCCCATGGGTGGTGGTAGCTGCCTGCAGACCTCAGGGGTTGCTACAGCCCAGCTAtcagccccagctgccccagggcaAAAGGCAGGTCTGCACCACTCCCTGCCCTGGTCTGTCTgttcctcccccagcctctctctgggcagggagggtgaggAGCGTTCTGGGCTGAGTCAGCGATTGGGACAGCAGGGCAGTGTGGTGGCTGCAAGTGCTGTGTGACACtgctgtgctggggaggaggaagggagggatgctGTGTAATGACAGTCCACAGAAAGCTCTTGTGTGCAGTGCTTGTTCACAGGGatctgccccagcccttcctctctgcagcagccagcagctcaGACCGGTTTGGGGCTCTCAGACGCACTGGGGACACCGCATCCCTGAGGCCTGATTCACACTTGGATGCTGTCAACAACCAGCCTTGGTACAAACGAGGGCAGCAGCTTGTgctctgtcatagaatcatagaatatcagggttggaagggacctcaggaggtcatctagtccaaccccctgctcaaccccTGTCGGCTGGGGTTGGGTGGGATGAGGTGACAGGCTCCCAGCAGTGCACAGTGCCACTGTCCCCTCTAAGCTGGGTGTGCGCACACAcggatcctaaaccccgcgcacacagcaaAACACCTCGCATACAGAAATTTGCACAGAACacattttttgcgcacatggcctgtcaaaaattagagggaacattgggcTGTGCTAATAGTGGGGAGCGTCCCAGAAGTGACAGCTGTGGAGAGCACAACCCTATAACAGGAGTGACCCCCGGGAGCGCCATTCTACTGGgggcagaaactgaggcacagatggaTCACATGTCATGGCCAAAATCACAcagtgggtcagtggcagagctgggaatagagcccagaatCCTGCTCCAGCACTTAGACCCTCTCTTCAAGCTTCCTCCCCTCCGCCTGCAGAGCCTGCTCCCCCCACCATCGGAGGAGGCGGGGGGGTGCTCTTTCCAGATGGGACTTTAGCAAAGCTGGGAAAAATCCTAATTTAGGACAAATGGTGGGAGCTGTAAGGCAGCCCAGCTATGTGCCCCTGGGAGCAGCCTCCTTGGTAGGGCGTGAGAGCTGGTCCCTCTGTAATCTGCCCTGGGGCACCACTGCTGTGATGAGAATGCAGAGCCCAGGAATCCTGGGGAACTGGTTTTACACATTCTGTCTGTGCAAAGTGGATGGAGCAAGGGGGATGAAACTCCACCCCCTGCAAAGGTTTATAACTTCTCCAAATGGTCCAGCCGTGGAGCATTGCATCTCCACTTCCAAGGACACCAGTCAGCTCTGTCGGGGCTTGTGCGAGGCAGAGATCAGGGAGTGATGGCCTCTATGGGGCTTCAGGTGCTGGGCATGGCCCTCTCTGTCATTGGCTGGCTGGGCACCATCCTGTGCTGTGGGCTGCCCATGTGGAGGGTGACGGCCTTCATCGGGAACAACATTGTGGTGGCTCAGATCATCTGGGAGGGGCTGTGGATGAACTGCGTGGTGCAGAGCACGGGCCAGATGCAGTGCAAGGTCTACGACTCCATGCTGGCGTTGCCCCAGGACCTGCAGGCGGCTCGTGCCCTGGTGGTGATCGCCATCGTGCTGGCCGTGCTGGGCCTCCTCCTGGCCGTCATTGGAGGGAAATGCACCAACTGTGTGGAGGATGCTTCTGCGAAAGCCAAGGTCATGATCGTCTCTGGAATCATCTTCATCATCGCTGGCATCATGATCCTCATCCCCGTCTCCTGGTCAGCGAACAACATCATCCGGGATTTCTACAACCCCATGGTCACTGAGGCGCAGAAGAGAGAGCTGGGGGCCTCCCTGTACATTGGCTGGGCTGcatctgctctcctgctcatcgggggggccctgctctgctgcagct
The Eretmochelys imbricata isolate rEreImb1 chromosome 17, rEreImb1.hap1, whole genome shotgun sequence DNA segment above includes these coding regions:
- the LOC144276460 gene encoding claudin-4-like, whose protein sequence is MASMGLQVLGMALSVIGWLGTILCCGLPMWRVTAFIGNNIVVAQIIWEGLWMNCVVQSTGQMQCKVYDSMLALPQDLQAARALVVIAIVLAVLGLLLAVIGGKCTNCVEDASAKAKVMIVSGIIFIIAGIMILIPVSWSANNIIRDFYNPMVTEAQKRELGASLYIGWAASALLLIGGALLCCSCPPRNEKPYSAKYTTARSVPASNYV